One Rhodococcus jostii RHA1 DNA window includes the following coding sequences:
- a CDS encoding ParA family protein, whose translation MSMHVVETSTAEQQELPVSFGFFNGKGGVGKTSCAANCGGLLAAAGYRVLIGDFDPQGNLCRDLGYDKRDGSELFTALLQGSAPPIVHNVGGRENLDVVPGGPAMFDLAAVMVSRQQRQGGKRLGQLVRAMLLQVAHNYDVIIFDTPPGDLTIMEALMEVVQAVVIPVRADDASLDGLETIAGQFSATRDGDPDRNLPAVNPRLQLAGICLFGVGSRSTKLTAKIRQSVNEMIGDAAPIFESRIRTMESTAYDARREGLLVHELEQQTEVAKVARFAALKKGAKPTDQILSRNASGLAEDYAELTREILVRLSTISEEVASA comes from the coding sequence ATGTCCATGCATGTCGTCGAGACCTCAACTGCGGAGCAGCAGGAACTGCCGGTGTCGTTCGGATTCTTCAACGGCAAGGGGGGAGTGGGAAAGACAAGCTGTGCCGCCAACTGCGGCGGACTCCTTGCCGCCGCCGGATACCGAGTTCTGATCGGTGACTTCGACCCCCAGGGGAACCTGTGCCGCGATCTGGGCTACGACAAGCGAGACGGATCTGAACTGTTCACCGCGCTCCTGCAAGGGTCCGCGCCTCCGATCGTCCACAATGTCGGGGGCCGCGAGAATCTCGATGTGGTGCCGGGTGGTCCCGCGATGTTCGACCTGGCGGCCGTCATGGTTTCCCGGCAGCAGCGTCAGGGTGGTAAGCGGCTCGGACAGCTCGTTCGCGCCATGCTCCTGCAGGTTGCGCACAACTATGACGTGATCATCTTCGACACTCCGCCCGGTGATTTGACCATCATGGAGGCACTGATGGAGGTCGTCCAGGCTGTGGTCATCCCGGTCAGGGCGGACGACGCAAGCCTCGACGGGTTGGAAACTATTGCCGGCCAGTTCTCGGCGACACGGGATGGTGATCCAGACCGTAATCTGCCGGCTGTCAACCCGCGGCTGCAGTTGGCAGGTATTTGCTTGTTCGGTGTGGGCTCGCGTTCAACCAAGCTCACGGCGAAGATCCGTCAATCCGTCAACGAGATGATCGGGGATGCCGCCCCGATCTTCGAATCCCGGATCCGGACGATGGAATCTACTGCCTATGATGCCCGCCGGGAGGGCTTGTTGGTCCATGAGCTGGAACAGCAGACCGAAGTCGCCAAAGTCGCACGTTTCGCCGCTTTGAAGAAGGGCGCCAAACCGACGGATCAGATACTTTCGCGCAATGCGTCCGGGTTGGCCGAGGACTACGCAGAACTGACACGCGAAATCCTCGTGCGCCTGTCGACCATCAGCGAGGAGGTGGCTTCGGCATGA
- a CDS encoding telomere-binding protein has product MTAITAGAIENGRMSSFDRVRAAAERNGGVTERGSTQLMARCPIHGDRHASMSVTWVDGHRGGMVLLHCHGCEAPVSKIADGLGLSMTDLFDEPLFGRDALTRVGRSPHQRGAGRRRPKGGRLPARIAFPDVTPDAQHRWDRVKVYPYVSADGALVQEVIREECTSCEAGRHKQFRQVFVDAAGTRRKRKPEGFEPVLYRLPELLSAISSHSPVWLLEGEKDVETAESLGLVATTNAQGGLNFPLSCADLFEGAEVRVVLDRDSVGWKRGIELASLLGGSGAQVQLLLSAPAAPKSDFTDHVDGGQWLTDSTWGGLIPVRPGEVAAHGFAADVIEKQALIELALAEATARADRADGRDGDEEFRRAQRWALESERRFEDLTELLDKVRQQAAAEGTDWAGEAVENAMTAWRAARVAARAAHDVARVPIPPILQDPELEPVPGAVQDSLSPVDSQSVRSGSESLVTPLNTIRGRNVIAPVYRIIDGNLVEIVTTKSGDQQAKLVLDLDARIVEMEYLEIAEAGIDVDEPELMGRAAMAGQSEVNPAAPQELTAVVIGYTHPESREFLRIRIPAKEYRDCGWVDTLPGPPAYDSRPSGVAKLRDALKGAGGREIQRVVRYRSTGWRRDDQGKWFFVHAGGAIDENGGRVAPVLLTGPLKMYDLPAPTPDPIRIREAFLLHSGSMLERTPTRVSAALLGQVFRSALGPNPWVLTLVGSPNSYKTSLASLAMHHWGEKWDRRRPATSMSGNGDTLNALRIKLNAAKDALYWADDVAPTRDFGTAQKALEEFARMVHNGEQRSRSTRDGLGVLDGTPPRASALVTSEIMPRPGSAAQRMLVVPLQAREIELNVLKELDTPHSRHGRALLMATYLQWLCPRLDSVRAEAFAEGERYSERLRTSGESVRQADALGSLWAGWHAMSRFLVDVGALTENEVAQVGDLVTMGLSDAAAAATDPDLPMRTGARVRELLVHALRNGHAYVEDVDTGQAPADWSMAACLGWRRSVVGETSDGTPRWRAEGRGVRLGYVVANPRPCDGQPQVLLDPMALEQVLKATGQTMTDTLQIDRGTALRALYDEGVLIAEERKGRMPRYTVQRMVKCENRRQRMVALRLHKLLGSDDPEDQVTSDAGSSDPTPGGDSSDSSTPDIPGGPALFDGWLADLNSPGPGVASGDSSNEVMSLTSSHSEQEPEMAIETDAEGHSADGVQISPVSTCALCGGEDAGWQIDGLVMHLPCWWQSTAATRSAAAATGDTVGQPSPMVVDELESAPVETTSPDTAAATPAIVATAETTQQPTTTTPAPNPAAGEAPTTFTAPAAVLDVDGAWLPDGTRHDLAAPITHVGDVAELVATLNLGTWTSDKWSVPGQIWITDAMAQHVGIDTSSLGKRNRNDRIKELTAQSPFVTEALSEGWQLGGKEGDRLGTWTRVWKGETRGVWVALVSGMSQDPKEMPILGDSPAPATLARRLSLLAGALRFPWAVSPASTGIDLMIAARPKEWKRVFASSDAEFAKKFQIFEADINWSRTLTDEEAKCRYVHAFDRGGSYAAGIAGLELPIGEPVHHSNGLPFDRKLPGYWLVEIPECADWRLPNPLNPMGLSISEPKWVTTPTLERASSLGYEPEILEAYVWPDHGRVLVPWYERIRDARTALDVKDDLDAQLAREQNKVIYTHTIGILNSDLHLAGRPGYSPERHHHIVAKSRANIMYRIAQIGEDTGQWPVAVTKDTVLYVSDESDPQLAWPGGPKQFGRGFGQYKPEGSALLAEHQQYLDGKGYRGKSDLIAPAESMSADISEGSDS; this is encoded by the coding sequence GTGACTGCTATCACTGCTGGAGCTATTGAGAACGGCCGGATGTCGTCATTCGACCGGGTTCGTGCTGCTGCCGAACGCAATGGCGGGGTGACCGAACGCGGCTCTACCCAACTGATGGCACGGTGCCCGATACATGGCGACCGTCACGCGTCAATGTCAGTGACCTGGGTCGATGGGCATCGGGGAGGAATGGTGCTGCTTCACTGCCACGGCTGTGAAGCTCCCGTCTCGAAGATCGCCGACGGCCTGGGGTTGTCGATGACCGATCTCTTCGACGAACCGCTGTTTGGTCGCGACGCGCTCACACGCGTAGGCCGATCTCCGCACCAACGTGGTGCTGGGCGGCGTAGGCCGAAGGGAGGACGACTGCCCGCCCGAATCGCGTTTCCAGACGTAACACCGGACGCGCAACACCGGTGGGATCGGGTCAAGGTCTACCCGTACGTATCAGCCGACGGTGCCTTGGTGCAGGAAGTGATCCGAGAGGAATGCACGAGCTGTGAAGCTGGCCGGCACAAGCAGTTCCGACAGGTTTTCGTGGATGCCGCAGGGACCCGGCGCAAGCGTAAGCCGGAGGGTTTTGAACCGGTCTTGTATCGACTACCGGAACTGCTGTCGGCAATCTCGAGCCATTCGCCTGTGTGGTTACTCGAGGGGGAGAAGGATGTCGAGACAGCCGAGTCGCTTGGACTGGTTGCCACGACCAATGCTCAAGGCGGACTGAACTTCCCTCTCTCGTGTGCTGACCTTTTCGAAGGCGCTGAGGTTCGCGTAGTGCTTGATCGCGACTCCGTCGGATGGAAGCGGGGTATCGAACTCGCATCTCTATTGGGTGGCAGTGGTGCCCAGGTCCAGCTCTTGCTGTCCGCACCGGCGGCACCTAAATCTGATTTCACTGACCACGTCGATGGCGGCCAATGGTTGACCGACTCGACGTGGGGTGGTCTCATCCCTGTTCGGCCTGGGGAGGTCGCTGCCCACGGCTTTGCTGCCGACGTAATCGAGAAGCAAGCACTAATCGAACTTGCGCTGGCAGAGGCGACCGCCAGAGCTGATCGTGCAGATGGGCGGGACGGAGACGAAGAGTTCCGACGCGCACAACGTTGGGCGCTCGAATCGGAGCGACGTTTCGAAGATCTGACTGAACTTCTGGACAAAGTTCGACAGCAGGCCGCGGCTGAAGGCACCGATTGGGCGGGAGAAGCGGTCGAGAATGCCATGACCGCATGGCGTGCTGCGCGTGTTGCAGCGCGAGCGGCACACGATGTCGCGCGAGTTCCCATTCCGCCGATTCTGCAAGATCCCGAGCTTGAGCCCGTACCGGGTGCGGTTCAGGACTCGCTCAGCCCAGTTGATTCACAGTCGGTCCGGTCTGGCTCGGAAAGCCTCGTTACGCCGCTGAACACGATCCGGGGGCGCAATGTTATCGCTCCGGTGTATCGGATCATTGACGGGAACTTGGTCGAAATCGTCACGACCAAGAGCGGTGATCAACAGGCGAAACTCGTACTGGACCTCGATGCCCGGATCGTTGAGATGGAGTATCTCGAAATTGCCGAAGCGGGTATTGACGTCGACGAGCCGGAGTTGATGGGCCGAGCGGCGATGGCCGGTCAGAGTGAAGTCAACCCCGCCGCACCTCAAGAACTCACCGCAGTGGTTATCGGCTACACCCATCCGGAGAGCCGAGAGTTTCTGCGGATTCGGATCCCGGCGAAGGAGTACCGGGATTGCGGCTGGGTCGATACCTTGCCAGGTCCGCCTGCCTACGACTCTCGCCCCAGCGGAGTGGCGAAGCTGCGAGATGCACTCAAGGGCGCAGGTGGGCGCGAAATCCAACGGGTGGTGCGTTACCGCTCCACCGGGTGGCGCCGCGATGATCAGGGAAAGTGGTTCTTCGTTCATGCTGGGGGAGCCATCGACGAGAACGGCGGACGGGTAGCCCCCGTTCTGCTGACCGGCCCCCTGAAGATGTATGACCTTCCCGCACCGACGCCCGACCCAATAAGGATCCGAGAAGCATTCCTTCTTCATTCCGGCTCGATGCTCGAACGCACCCCGACGCGGGTTTCGGCCGCTCTACTTGGGCAGGTATTCAGGTCCGCATTGGGTCCGAACCCGTGGGTTCTTACGTTGGTCGGATCGCCTAACAGCTACAAGACATCACTCGCGTCATTGGCGATGCACCACTGGGGAGAGAAATGGGATCGCCGGCGACCGGCGACATCGATGTCGGGCAACGGCGACACATTGAATGCATTGCGTATCAAGCTTAACGCCGCAAAAGATGCTCTGTACTGGGCGGACGATGTCGCACCAACCCGAGACTTCGGGACTGCGCAGAAGGCGCTCGAAGAGTTCGCTCGCATGGTGCACAACGGTGAGCAACGCTCGAGAAGCACACGTGATGGTCTCGGTGTTCTGGACGGAACCCCACCCCGCGCGTCTGCTTTGGTCACCTCCGAGATCATGCCGCGGCCAGGATCTGCAGCTCAGCGGATGCTCGTGGTGCCGTTGCAGGCGCGGGAAATCGAACTGAACGTTTTGAAGGAACTCGATACTCCGCATTCCCGTCATGGCCGTGCCTTGTTGATGGCCACGTACCTGCAGTGGTTATGTCCTCGGTTGGACAGTGTCCGCGCTGAGGCGTTTGCCGAAGGTGAGCGGTATAGCGAGCGTTTGCGCACGAGTGGCGAGAGTGTTCGTCAGGCAGACGCTTTGGGGTCTCTGTGGGCGGGCTGGCATGCGATGTCACGTTTCCTTGTTGATGTCGGGGCGTTAACAGAGAACGAAGTCGCGCAGGTCGGGGACCTGGTCACGATGGGCTTGTCTGATGCCGCTGCTGCGGCGACTGACCCAGATCTGCCCATGCGGACCGGTGCGCGAGTACGGGAGTTGTTGGTACACGCACTGAGAAATGGTCACGCCTACGTGGAAGACGTCGACACCGGGCAAGCTCCAGCGGATTGGTCGATGGCTGCATGTCTTGGATGGCGGCGCAGTGTGGTGGGTGAAACATCCGACGGCACCCCTCGATGGCGTGCGGAAGGTCGAGGCGTTCGGTTGGGATATGTCGTCGCCAACCCGCGGCCGTGCGATGGTCAACCACAAGTCTTGTTGGACCCGATGGCCCTCGAACAGGTGTTGAAGGCCACTGGTCAGACGATGACCGATACCTTGCAGATCGATCGTGGTACCGCCTTGAGGGCTCTCTATGACGAGGGCGTGCTGATCGCGGAGGAACGGAAAGGCCGGATGCCGCGGTACACGGTGCAACGGATGGTCAAGTGCGAAAACCGCAGGCAGCGCATGGTTGCACTGCGGCTACACAAGTTACTCGGTAGCGATGATCCGGAAGACCAAGTAACCAGCGATGCAGGATCAAGTGACCCGACACCCGGCGGCGATTCCAGCGACTCTTCCACGCCTGATATACCCGGTGGTCCGGCTCTGTTCGACGGTTGGCTCGCCGATCTGAACAGTCCAGGGCCCGGCGTAGCTTCGGGTGATTCGTCCAACGAAGTCATGAGCCTGACCAGCTCTCATTCCGAACAGGAGCCTGAGATGGCTATCGAGACCGATGCCGAGGGGCATTCCGCTGATGGAGTGCAGATTTCACCGGTTTCCACCTGCGCCCTGTGCGGCGGCGAGGACGCCGGATGGCAGATCGACGGCTTGGTGATGCACCTTCCCTGCTGGTGGCAGAGCACCGCCGCCACCCGATCTGCAGCTGCAGCAACCGGCGACACAGTCGGACAGCCTTCGCCAATGGTTGTGGACGAGCTGGAGTCGGCTCCCGTCGAAACGACGTCTCCTGACACTGCTGCAGCAACGCCGGCCATCGTCGCGACAGCGGAGACCACGCAGCAGCCGACCACGACGACCCCGGCGCCGAATCCTGCAGCAGGAGAAGCACCGACCACCTTCACCGCACCCGCGGCAGTACTCGACGTCGATGGCGCATGGCTTCCCGATGGCACCCGTCACGACCTTGCCGCGCCGATCACCCATGTCGGCGATGTCGCGGAGCTCGTAGCGACGTTGAACCTCGGCACGTGGACGTCAGACAAATGGTCGGTGCCTGGGCAGATCTGGATCACCGACGCGATGGCGCAGCACGTGGGAATCGACACCAGCAGTTTGGGCAAGCGCAATCGAAACGACCGGATCAAGGAACTGACCGCACAATCTCCGTTCGTCACAGAGGCTCTCTCCGAGGGCTGGCAGCTCGGCGGCAAGGAGGGGGACCGGCTCGGCACTTGGACCCGCGTGTGGAAGGGCGAGACGCGTGGTGTCTGGGTGGCACTAGTCTCCGGCATGAGCCAAGACCCCAAGGAGATGCCCATTCTTGGCGACTCGCCGGCACCCGCCACTCTGGCGCGGCGCCTGTCACTGCTTGCAGGTGCTCTGCGGTTCCCCTGGGCTGTGAGCCCGGCATCGACGGGCATCGACCTGATGATCGCCGCCCGGCCGAAGGAGTGGAAGCGCGTATTCGCATCGTCGGACGCGGAGTTCGCGAAGAAGTTCCAGATCTTCGAAGCGGATATCAACTGGTCACGGACCTTGACTGACGAGGAAGCGAAGTGCCGTTACGTCCATGCCTTCGACCGTGGCGGTTCGTACGCGGCAGGAATCGCCGGTCTCGAACTTCCGATCGGCGAACCTGTGCATCATTCGAACGGACTGCCGTTCGATCGCAAGCTCCCCGGGTACTGGCTCGTGGAGATTCCCGAGTGCGCGGACTGGCGGCTTCCGAATCCTCTCAACCCGATGGGTTTGTCGATTTCTGAGCCGAAGTGGGTGACTACACCCACCCTCGAACGTGCCAGCAGTCTCGGGTACGAACCAGAGATTCTGGAGGCCTACGTGTGGCCTGATCACGGACGGGTCCTCGTCCCGTGGTACGAACGGATCCGGGATGCGCGCACCGCTTTGGATGTCAAGGACGATCTCGACGCGCAGTTGGCTCGCGAACAGAACAAAGTCATCTATACGCACACCATCGGCATTCTCAATTCCGATTTGCACTTGGCAGGACGGCCAGGATATTCACCGGAGCGTCACCACCACATCGTCGCCAAGTCGCGGGCCAACATCATGTACCGAATTGCTCAGATCGGCGAAGACACCGGACAATGGCCCGTCGCAGTCACCAAGGACACCGTGCTCTACGTGTCGGATGAATCCGATCCCCAGCTGGCGTGGCCTGGAGGACCGAAGCAATTCGGACGTGGTTTCGGCCAGTATAAGCCGGAAGGATCCGCACTCCTCGCTGAACATCAGCAGTACCTGGACGGCAAGGGCTACCGGGGCAAGTCGGATCTGATCGCACCGGCTGAGTCGATGTCCGCCGATATCAGCGAGGGAAGTGATTCGTGA
- a CDS encoding DUF4192 family protein has translation MTLALTEGKVRLQTRGEIRAGFAPAQLGEEQAQAVTEAGTAEVTRLGREDAFRAEELSLDVIARYLEEYETRGVCVSDEHAARLVAAAWHTPVRDALLSGITVEHGRALGEMWRQVAAVTMRYPAAAPLILAGASFWVGRDAVAAREAISAGLEAFPDHPFGQVMEQMLDAGLNPSMWDQLCAAVRVAKGAADQ, from the coding sequence GTGACGCTTGCCTTGACGGAGGGCAAGGTACGGCTGCAGACGCGTGGGGAGATCCGTGCAGGGTTTGCACCGGCTCAGCTCGGCGAGGAGCAAGCACAGGCGGTCACCGAGGCCGGCACAGCGGAAGTGACCCGACTGGGCCGCGAGGACGCGTTCAGGGCGGAGGAGCTCTCCCTTGATGTCATCGCCCGGTATCTCGAGGAGTACGAGACTCGTGGGGTGTGCGTCAGCGATGAGCACGCGGCGCGGTTGGTGGCGGCGGCCTGGCATACGCCGGTGCGGGATGCGCTGCTGTCGGGCATCACTGTCGAGCATGGCCGGGCGCTGGGCGAGATGTGGCGGCAGGTTGCGGCCGTGACGATGCGGTATCCGGCGGCTGCCCCGCTGATCTTGGCCGGGGCCAGCTTCTGGGTCGGTCGGGACGCGGTAGCGGCCAGGGAGGCGATCTCTGCCGGACTCGAGGCGTTCCCGGATCACCCCTTCGGTCAGGTGATGGAGCAGATGCTCGACGCCGGATTGAACCCGTCGATGTGGGACCAGTTGTGCGCGGCCGTACGTGTGGCCAAGGGTGCAGCCGACCAGTAG
- a CDS encoding DUF3560 domain-containing protein: protein MVTISHSAAEGTLIEGTSRGDGTNEALKALGWRWFRSLGTWGIRGSRDRAPMLHLIESTAAALRAAGFEVQIEIDATARPTAEVEADRIERQAGRVAALEDKAQRRADQADQAWEADRRAHDALPEGGEPIHVGHHSERRHRRAIETAHRTLEQAVAAEEDAKAARRRAESAAVTTSARYNPETVKNRIDALQASQRADQRLWDGHERTLFVVRGVKQVEKTAPVEGAYRESVIARMEERADQISYWEGVRAEQIASGQATNYGPDDIAKGDQVQRRGQWYRVVRANRKTVSIPSIVGGGWTDKVAYHELSGHIRAEAQKEPAETFVDVEDARS from the coding sequence ATGGTGACGATTTCACATAGTGCGGCCGAAGGGACCTTGATAGAGGGGACGTCGCGCGGCGATGGTACGAACGAGGCGTTGAAAGCACTGGGGTGGCGGTGGTTTCGTTCGCTCGGGACCTGGGGTATCCGCGGGAGCCGGGATCGGGCGCCGATGTTGCACTTGATCGAGAGCACTGCGGCGGCGTTGCGCGCTGCTGGGTTCGAGGTACAGATTGAGATCGATGCCACCGCGCGGCCAACTGCCGAGGTCGAGGCCGATCGGATTGAGCGTCAGGCCGGCCGCGTCGCTGCACTCGAAGACAAGGCACAGCGACGAGCCGATCAGGCCGACCAAGCATGGGAGGCTGACCGGCGCGCACACGATGCGCTTCCGGAGGGTGGCGAGCCGATTCACGTGGGGCACCATTCGGAGAGGCGACACCGGAGGGCTATCGAGACCGCGCATCGCACGCTCGAGCAGGCCGTGGCTGCCGAGGAGGATGCGAAGGCGGCTCGGCGGCGGGCTGAGTCGGCGGCGGTGACGACGTCGGCTCGGTACAACCCGGAGACGGTCAAGAATCGTATCGACGCGCTGCAGGCGAGCCAGCGTGCAGATCAGCGGCTTTGGGACGGGCACGAACGGACATTGTTCGTCGTGCGGGGAGTCAAGCAGGTCGAGAAGACTGCGCCGGTCGAGGGTGCTTACCGGGAATCGGTTATTGCTCGGATGGAGGAACGCGCAGATCAGATCTCGTATTGGGAGGGAGTTCGCGCGGAGCAGATCGCATCGGGGCAAGCAACGAACTACGGGCCCGATGACATCGCGAAGGGTGATCAGGTTCAGCGTCGCGGCCAGTGGTACAGGGTCGTTCGTGCGAACAGGAAGACCGTGAGCATCCCCTCGATCGTGGGTGGGGGCTGGACGGACAAGGTTGCGTATCACGAGCTCAGCGGCCATATCCGCGCCGAGGCTCAGAAAGAGCCGGCGGAGACCTTTGTCGACGTGGAGGACGCCCGGTCATGA